A region of Haliotis asinina isolate JCU_RB_2024 chromosome 9, JCU_Hal_asi_v2, whole genome shotgun sequence DNA encodes the following proteins:
- the LOC137296423 gene encoding myb/SANT-like DNA-binding domain-containing protein 3 produces the protein MASLSEAPEIISSAPSDCKKRKRRKNFSIEEENIIQSMYQEHAEILSKKFSNEDTNKAKAAIWQRITDAVNNQGVCCRDVEQVKEKWGNMAQKAKKTFTEYQMQQRKTGGGPPPPEMSQTTKTIIEAMKDTASFSGVPGLMDTEISSCETVNMAMDLVLFPTNSLQSIPTDPECCAKAPESSVDMSIESSKVPSSCHEDEVRTEKNSRKTRKMKHCHDDELHMQYLVLAGERKNQSLEKENLMLEKQRLKLQMELLQRLVTQNDLDINLNSTHLLMSMLH, from the exons ATGGCATCGCTATCAGAAGCACCTGAAATCATCAGCTCAGCACCATCTGACTGTAAGAaaaggaaaagaagaaaaaatttCAGCATTgaagaagaaaatattattcaatCAATGTATCAGGAACATGCTgaaattttaagtaaaaaattCAGTAATGAAGACACAAATAAAGCCAAGGCTGCCATCTGGCAGAGAATAACTGATGCAGTCAACAACCAAGGCGTCTGCTGTCGTGATGTAGAGCAGGTGAAAGAGAAATGGGGAAATATGGCACAAAAAGCTAAAAAGACCTTTACAGAGTATCAAATGCAGCAAAGGAAGACAGGGGGTGGACCCCCGCCTCCAGAGATGAGCCAGACTACCAAAACGATAATCGAGGCAATGAAGGACACAGCCTCATTCAGTGGCGTTCCTGGACTGATGGACACTGAAATAAGCTCCTGTG AAACAGTCAATATGGCAATGGATTTGGTATTATTTCCTACGAATAGCCTGCAAAGCATTCCAACTGATCCTGAATGCTGCGCTAAAGCACCAGAATCATCAGTGGATATGTCAATCGAATCTTCCAAAGTTCCATCATCATGCCATGAAGACGAGGTACGGACTGAGAAGAATTCAAGGAAAACCAGGAAGATGAAACACTGTCATGATGATGAACTCCATATGCAGTACCTGGTCTTAGCAGGAGAGAGGAAAAATCAGAGTCTGGAAAAAGAAAACTTGATGCTAGAAAAGCAGAGGTTGAAGCTACAGATGGAACTGCTACAAAGACTCGTGACTCAAAATGATTTGGACATAAACCTAAATTCTACACACCTTCTGATGTCTATGCTCCATTAA